The Gadus chalcogrammus isolate NIFS_2021 chromosome 10, NIFS_Gcha_1.0, whole genome shotgun sequence genome contains a region encoding:
- the LOC130391045 gene encoding zinc finger BED domain-containing protein 4-like: MIDSLIHQKRPLHAYSSEENHTLPAILTANQWGLLEKASKVLTPFEELTTLVSAASATTADVIPSVHALVRFLSKESEDDHGILTMKATLLDAVQRRFRHVESEPLYTVATLLDPRYKDKYFTNPENLGHAKAALKAAVCKVEEELKTTPPPDVTEPVDKAPRMAGASSSLGSIFDEILEESSTAAGPSDQITTGAICEMESYFCEAPIERKSNPLHYWSLNQARLPTMAATAAKFLCAPCTSVESERLFSTASIIIEEHRSRLTAQHAEMLIFLKKNLHIMLGLQKVEKEE; the protein is encoded by the exons ATGATTGACAGCCTCATTCATCAAAAACGGCCACTGCATGCCTACTCATCTGAAGAAAACCACACCCTGCCAGCCATTCTAACAGCAAACCAGTGGGGGCTGTTAGAGAAGGCCTCAAAGGTTCTGACCCCCTTTGAAGAGCTAACAACTCTAGTCAGTGCCGCCTCTGCTACCACAGCCGATGTCATCCCCTCTGTCCATGCACTGGTACGGTTTCTCAGTAAGGAGAGTGAAGATGATCATGGGATCCTAACTATGAAAGCCACCCTTCTGGATGCAGTCCAAAGACGTTTCAGGCATGTGGAATCCGAGCCCCTCTACACCGTGGCAACACTGCTGGATCCACGTTATAAAGACAA GTACTTCACAAACCCGGAAAACCTGGGACATGCAAAAGCAGCGTTAAAGGCAGCGGTATGTAAAGTAGAAGAAGAGCTGAAGACCACGCCTCCACCTGATGTGACCGAGCCAGTGGACAAGGCTCCACGGATGGCGGGTGCAAGCAGCAGCCTTGGCAGCATCTTTGACGAAATACTAGAGGAGAGCAGCACAGCAGCAGGTCCGTCTGACCAGATCACCACAGGGGCAATCTGTGAAATGGAGAGCTACTTCTGTGAGGCTCCGATTGAACGGAAGAGCAACCCTTTACACTACTGGAGCCTAAACCAAGCTCGACTCCCCACCAtggcagcaacagcagctaAATTCCTCTGTGCTCCCTGCACGAGTGTGGAGAGTGAAAGGCTCTTCAGCACAGCGTCAATTATCATTGAGGAGCACAGGAGCAGGCTGACAGCACAGCATGCTGAAATGCTTatcttcttaaaaaaaaatctccacATTATGCTCGGACTGCAGaaagtggagaaggaggagtag